From the genome of Clavelina lepadiformis chromosome 2, kaClaLepa1.1, whole genome shotgun sequence:
CTGGCAAATATACTGCATTGTAATTCCAGATATTTTTATCTCTTAACGATAAATTCAAATCAGTAGAAATAATACATGATTTGCTGTGCATATGCACCTGTCAACTGCTGTGTGCCTGTAAAAATCTACCTCTGCGAGCACACGCGTAATGTGTACAGCTTGGCGCTCAAAGCAAATATTGGGCAAGGTGCAATGGTGCGccgaaaaaaatttaaattgtgtACTGACCATAACAGTGATAGACTATAATATGGGCAAAATGTTTGACACGTCCTAAGGTATTGCACCGTatcaagattattttgaaaagaatgTATGCTACTACAACCCAACATTAATGTCCTTGTCATACACGAATGCGCGTAGCCGTATGATATACAAAGACCCACCTTTATTAAGACGTTGGAAATTGAAATGCTTCCCATCTTTACCCACGACATTCAAAGGATACTTTCAGCAACGGTATAATATTCGAATATTCAACGAAGTTAAAACGGAATATGCCAATAATGCCGCGGATATTAACTTGTTATGTTGATTAACGGAATTGCACGAGATGATGTAAACTTTTATATAAGTCGAGAACGTAAAATTTTGATCATTGAACTTTTTTGAGACAACAGCTATAGCCTATACTACCGTTTTAGCTTTTGATGTGTACAATATGGTTAAGTCACAGCCGACTGAAACTAACATGCAGTGACTAATGAACATGCTAAAACAAATCATCAACCGGACGGTATATCTAGACAGGCGGAAAACCTGCACACCCCAGTCTTGTCACAACCGGTGGAGAGCCAAAACATGTCCCCCTTACCCCTTGCCAAAACTTGTTCCCACATGGTGATGTCATACATGTAGATTTAATTATCGTTTTTACTCAACAGAAAAAGAACAATAGCCTAACGCAGTTGGCCGAGTTTGGATATTGAATATTTCCTCCCCATTTTTTTAATGGCTGAATTTtcgtcagttgtttctaaAACGCAATAGCTGTAATAGCCTATAAATACGATTGACTCAGACTGCTGAGTACTGTATATTTGTTTGGCTATTGCCTGTTGGATGAAAGCTCGACCGCTTACCCAGTTATTATGAAGATGTTATTCAAAGTTTCAATTCTCACTTTGGTTCAATAGTCAACATGTCAGTGTATTGCGTTAATAAACGTTCGCCTTTCTCTCGCAAGCGTTTGATGGCATTACATGTCCGCCTTTCGAGTGATGAAAATCTGGTAGCCCTAGAAAAAGTATATCATGCTGGTGCACCAAAGTCCATAatacttttgtttaaacaCATTCCTTTAATACATACACGTATTGTCGTATTATCATTTCAGTATAAACATAGAAACATTTTTGGTACCGGTAGCACAAAGATTTAATTGGATGACTTTATCACGTGATGCATCAGATGAGAATGTTGATGTGTTGCGCCCGGAATTGCACCATGTTACGATCAAGCTGTTGGTATCCACACATTTGTGAATAAGatgcatatactgtatatgcttATGCGCTAAAACCCATTTTACTCATAATTCACTGGCGCGTTGGTAGATAGCCTCCTATTCAACGACGTATGTTGCAGGGTTACTTGTGGAAAAATAAACGTTGTCTATGGCTACGTTCGACGACATGTGATGCAGATACCCTGTTTATTGTCAGCAACCTTAATTTAGCTTTGATTCTTTGTTCATGAATCTATGTACGCCCTCTGTGCAAATGAATTTAACCTATTGCACGGGAATAATTTGCAAGCCAAATGCGCAAATACATTTCTATTGTAGTCTGAAAACACTTCGAATAAATAATATCCATTTTTAAATAACATCAAGGAAATTGATCAAAAACATGTAGAAAAGCTAGTGTTTATTTCCAAACACGTGACACGACAAAAGTGTAAACTTTGCGCATGTATCAAAGCCTTAGCAACGGGTCAGCCAAAGTATACTACATGTTAAAGTTTAACGTACGGTGTTACCAGAAATGTTTTCgacactttgcaaaaaaacacaatcaaAAGTGTTATGGTTTTCACAATTTGAGTACTAAGCAATCATGAATGTTAGCCACAAAAATAGAACCAGTGTGCAATGTGATAACAAATTTGCCACCAGTAAATGCCAATGGCACGTTGGGGTGCTGTTGACTGTTACTAAGTCTTGAATGGTGGTCCACAAAACAATGCACCAGTACACAAAAATACAGTTCATTAAATACATTAATACAATAACATTCACTTTTGATCTCCCGTTCCTGTCCCATCGTGTGGCTTCATCACGTCAGGTAATTCAGGTGGTGAAGAATAATCAACGATATTTATTGCTTCAACTGTGTCTGTAATATGCAAGTTTGTCCAGTGTTAAATGTTGATCAAAGCAGGTTAAGAattctttttcaatttcaaaaaacagtttaataaTCCAATACTGTTAATGCACACTTGCCTAAGTGCTAGCACATTCTACTATGTgttcttcaaattttaatgGACATAATGTGCTGACATAAGCGTGCAAAAGTCTAAAGTTTACATTTGAGATTGTTTACTTAACACCACCCTGAGGTGGCGCATGTCATGCATGTCTGTGTGGTTAGAATAAGTATATGTAATTTTCTTATACAGAAGAAGAACAAACCTCCTTCTTTTACGGCTAGTTTTAAAACAGCCGGTGCTTGTGCTTTTGCTGTTTGTTGTGTATATCCACTGTCAGCTAAAGTCTTGCTGTCGTCAAGCACCTGAAATTATGTCATATTTGAGCACAAGATCACAAATTTGTATGTTCAATAACATTAAAAGGCAACAGGGATATTATATCCAGCTTATAATTCCAGTTTTATCCTGCATTTTATGTGGGGGTGGAAAGCTGGCAAttgatttcaatgaaattaaaaGAAGCTAACCTGTTCATTTGTGCCATCGTATAAAGCTTGATCGTCCGGTGATATTTTCAAGATTCcttgaataatttttttcaaatcaagAACTGTGTTGGACTCTTTTGCATCAGCAAAAATTGTGGTTTTGCTTCGTCGAATGGTAAAAAATACTTCCTGTGAGGCAATCAACAAACCTTTCAGGAAGTATATACTATCTTTGCTatgtatactgtacaatgacgtcctttgttattgttaaaccACATTTTAGCTAAATAATTGACACAAAACAATTGAATGCTTACCATGTTCAGGGCACAAAGAAAAAACCAGGGATATCAGCATTCACTTTTAACtaatttaaatgaaatctagaataagaataaaacaaaaaaagatcatcattattatgacatcaaCAATAATTGCGTGGGGTTTTTAATTGCATAAAGGTCAAAGGCCATTATGAGGTAAAGTAATGCCACTTGATTTTTGTTATGGTATCACCTATGCGTATAACATCACCAATTGTGTTAACTTTTCATACAACAGCAATTTAACTATTGAAAAGTGGACACAAACTGTGATACTATTGGGAAGCGAAGCAACAGAAATGTTATGTAAACAACAAAGAGCTACTAACTGCAATAAAATTGCAACCAGCACATTTTCAGATAGAAAACATTACAAGCATTGTCAACGGATGCTACTATGGTAACTGTTTCTAAGCAATCATTTCTaagaaaaacatatttatacTATTGCCTATTATTGGTATCTTTGCAGCATTAAATTAACCTGTGCTCAAGTTATAGCAAATTTAACAGAGAAAGTAATTCTGAAACTTTCCGCAAACTTGTACGACAAGTCTTGTAAAACACTGACATCATCAACTACATGTACagtaataaaatatcaaaagcaCAAAACAACACTATTGAGATGTATTCCGTGTAGAAAAATACACATATTTTAGAAGCATACTCaactgaaaaagaaaagtattaATGAGCCAGTATTAAGTTTGAACAGCAATTTTCCCAAAGTTTTAGCACATGCTGCTTAAATTTTCTTCTGTATATATGACAtatataaaacgttttgcttTAACTTGACTGTGCCAATAGCTAAATATTTAGTAATAACACACTAGGCCTATGCAAATAGTGAACAAAACTCAGTTTTAAGGTTAAAAACCATGTGGAACTTCTAAACTTGCGAGTACTGACAGTTAAGTAAAACACTAAACCAAGTTTGCCTCAAAAACATTTACTATGTAGTGAACACATCCACTCTTGCTATCCCTAAAAACTGAAGCAACTAGCAGAATAAAGACATGGTTTATCACTCATTCTATTACCATTTTCAACGCTATAACCCACCAGATACTTTACACATGGGTGTTTATTTTATTCGCGTTGAAAAGTATCTAGGCAGGTTATGACATTGGCGGTGAAAAGGGGGACGAGGAAaaactttatgtttttttgcCAACTGTGTAAGTTATTCGACTATATACTTATATTGCAGACTTCATTTTGATACAAGCTTGCTTCATTGTTGCACTAAACTGTCAGTACATGCTAAAACGGAATGTCAAACTACCACAAGTGATAACCATACTAAATCAAACAAAGCCCTGCATAGTGTGAATAAACTTCACCAATTTTAACTGCtagatgaaaataaattatgcaTATTCAGTTTCAGTTAGAAACAGCTTGCACGTTAACTATCTTAATAAGTACATTACACCTAACATTTTATAATGTACTATAACACATGTCTGTATATAATTCGACTTGATCCAAATTTTAAGGTATGTCTACCAAAACAGAAATCATTTGGTGTACAAATGCAAAAGCCATACATTTCAGAATAGAATTACACATACATTATTATATGTTTGTATATAATTGCAAAATGCCGGCATAAATCCAAACTCGGATTAAACTACAATACTTTATAagctatactgtatatatttcaACAATGAATTCCCTAATCTGCACATGATCTGGCAAACGCAATTTGATGCAAAAATTCGATTATGTCAGAATGCTTTGTTATATTCGGCAGGGATACAACTtcacatgaagttatttaCACTTTGAAGCATGTTGCCGTGGTTGAAGTGAAAAGATGTATATGTTGAGATGATTTGCTATTTGCTGGTATGTGCATGAGAGGTACTGCACAAGATCGACTACTGAATGGATAAAGCATACCCAAAGTAAAATGTACTCATTGAccaaaaaaccaaaatactgaTTTAGAAACAGCAATAACATGCCTAAGAGAGATGTATCTAGCAGCTGCAATTCACTCCGTGTCATATTTGCCACGATTAGTCGATTTGTCACCTTGGCTGATATAATCCCAACAAACAGAAGGTATAGTACAGGATGATGCTgacacaaaaaagttttggatCTTGCAGCAATACTGATTGCAAATGCCATGATAATTCCAATGTTAAATCCAGGTGAAAGAACACTGGTATTCGCAATAGTTGCACCATTCTCTCCACAGCCACCGCTTAAAATTATCCTCATAAAACGTGCCATTGCACTTATTGATCCGACTACTATGAAAAGTAGTACAAGTAAATGAGCTGGTACATGAATTACCGGTAAAAGGATTTTCCAAACAGTTGGACCAAATAATGCAGTTATCACAAAAATGAGCATTGTCATCAGTTGCACTTCTGTAACATCAATTTTACCAAATTGGAGAGCACCAGTAACATATGCACACCAGTGTCCATGGTAAAATGTAACATAAGAAATTAAGCATATGGTTGCCATGGCCCAGACATGATTTCCTAACTGCAATGTTATACACACTGCTATTGCTACAAAAACAGTTGAAATTGAGTCACATCCATGGTCAAATAGCTCTCCTAAAGGTGTAGATGAATTAGTTCTCCGGGCTTGCTTGCCATCGATTGCATCTAGAGACTGATAGATAAATAGGCCAACTGCATTTACCATGTACACCCAGTTAGGAGCAGTTTCAGTTGCTGTTGGACAGTGGAATAGCAGGAAAAATGTACAGAATACATTAATGATGAGGCCTACCACAGTGATGGTGTTTGGAGCAACCCATTTAGGAAAGTATTCCACCAGCCATCTCCAATATACCTGGAAAACTGGCTCAATCAGTGATGTTCCACTTGAACTGTATTTGTGAGTTTTCAGTCGTCTTAATTGATCCTCACACAGAACCTCCATgaataattttactttttttgctcttcagcaagaaaatcaatttaattaacctggtaaaaatataaaataggCGAAATTATTAAGTAAAAACAAAGCATAATACCATACAGTAATACAGACTAGTCTGAAAATATCCAAATTCTGAATTTAGCTTGTCTTGGGAAACCAACATTACGTTTTAATTCAGATCTGTAAATGGGAGCGTCTATTTCACTGGTTGCCGATTACTGAATTTGGGAAAAgttacttcggtaaacggcggCCAGTAAAGTATACACTTATTTTTCCGGCTGCCATTTACCAAAGTAGGATaatacaaatacagtaaacaCAACTTAGGCTAGTCTGTGAATTGAACtgtatgctaattttcaacttaaaacgaTGTACTAATTTATCCAAATTGTAAATTAACCTAGAACTAATCTTCtctgacccaaactctcacttcTCATGACTAAAGTACTGCACTAGACtgcgaattgaaataaacgctatttttttcataaaaaatgtcaattttttccaaaatgtaaattaattCACAACTAGCCCTGTCCGACCCTAAGTCTCACCTCTTATGACaaaattacatcaaaaataaatttggacaaaaaatgAAGTCAAACAATAGCAAGATTCGAACCCATAACCTCCAGCAAATGAACCTCATTGTTATCCActaccaatgttccctctaatttttcacgagtctgagcaaacacaccaactacctgagcggtcccttggaccactgtgagcaacatcagacgtgccacgtgcgcactgtggccattattatgcgtttattttattttcaattcaggttggatttttttcttgtgcgcagcacagattttctgtgcgcggagaccgtgtcagcagtgcgcatttgcgcacgcgcgcagcttagagggaacattggccACTACACCACTACATTGCTTTCTTCCCCTTATCCTAAATTAGAGCGATAAACCTATCAGTAAAAACAAGCCGGTCACCGTATTGTGATTCAGCAACGTAAACGGATACCGGAGAAATAGTCAATTCGCTTGTAACTAGCCTTTTCATGGTTCTTCAGCATGTTAACTGCAAAGATTTAATAAATACAACTCCTGACCTCATTTGTTTACTTTGCAAACCTTTCATCAGTCAAGCACACTGCACAAAAGCATGTGCCCTTACTGTGTGTTAACTAGTTAGATGTTGTCCAAAATTAGCTGTTTGTCGTATAACGGCATATGATATTCGGAAAACTACCGGTGTACTGGTACTCATTTATGATGTCTTTAGTGAGTTATAAAAAGCAGGAAACATGCAAAAAGCTGAAAGGAACTAAAGAACCCTTACCTATTGTTTTTTCCTTGTTTGCTAGACCTACACCAGATGAAAACCCAGAGGATTTTCCACAAACACTAACTGGCAATAAGAAATACTATGCCAGTGTATGATGGTCATCCAACAAAGCTGTGTGTATAAGGACTGACCAATGACCATGATGCCAAGCATAGAATATTTGGGCTGCATCCACCAAAAACTGAtggtaaaagtaaaaaacttGGTTGGAGCTCACTGCTGGCTCACATGATACAACAATTGTCACCCACATACTCACCCAATTCCCACTCACATCACGTATGGAAAGAAAGCGTTGTGTACTGGACATGTCTGGTGGGCAACGTAGCTATTTGGCGGACAAATTGGGTCAAAAAGTTACTTTGTAAGCTAAATAATTCCCAAACAAGAACATCTGGTGCACACTTTTTGTTGCCTACTGGTACACCAATCTTTGAAAATTACGCTGTCAAGtgcacaaaaaaatttacattccATATTGGACTCACATAGCCTACCAAAGTTAGAATGTCCAGTGAATTTTAACAATGACTGCATGGTATGTTCTTAGCACCTCATCTGGTGATTTTGTAGTAAAAAATCTTCGCAAGAAGCCACAAGCCGATGGCGACgggaaaaataaatgatattaaacatttttcaaaacatcttGCTTTGAAGACGTACTGTATACGGTAGCCTGCGTTATATCATAAAAACTCggatttattttagttttacattCCCAAACGAAAAACCAGGATGGGAAGAAGTTCAGCAAGAAGTGATGACGCAATAACTGCTGAGTATTAGATCCTGAAATGGAAATTCAAACATCCCTTCATTCTACAAAAGCGGACTTGCCAATTGCAGGTACGCTGAACTGCATTTTTGTCCGGTTTGGGAAATATCTTCcagttttaatttgttttatttaaagttttattctATTCATTTTAGACTAAAGGTTCAGCATACAAATATAACAGTCTATGCCTGACCACTAGCCAAACAGCCAACCAATTCTGACTTCTGACTCAAAACGACCTTATTGTAGCCATCGTAACTCCAAGTGAAGTTTCTAAAACACTGCTTGAATTATAGACATCAAATTGTTAATTTAGGAACAGACGTATCACAGAGGGCGGCTGCAAATTACAGTACTCTAATGATTTTCTCGGCGACAAGGCGAGATACATTAATAGTTCAAggaaaacaaatcaaactaAATAGCGGTACAGCAAAAGAACTATAAAAGGTAATGAGTCACTGTAAACAAACGCTCTTTTTTATAGTGGACAATACGCATTAAAACTATTGAAAGACGCGAGTCTATGCGGCCAGaagtaattatttttgattatgTCAATTCATTGTTTGAATGAACCACCATCTAAGACGCTAAATTATAGTCTAgtacaggggtgggcaaactatatgaacccgagagccgctttggttgttaaatttttactgacgagccaagCCATAataacttatgacgtcataaataatttatgtcgtttaattgttccatatctgcattcctcaatcgaaaaatatcattaaatttggataattaataacttgtcatcaatgctggcctaaataaggaaaagaaaaagtgagaaacgttcataaacagtACTCTTGGACGTCTTGGTAgtctttgcaattttattgaaattttacgattcgactagaagagccataAAAAACATGCCGAAGAGCCGCAtgtggctcgcgagccgcagtttgcccacgtctggtCTAGTAGTTTAGTAGATAACATTCCTATATAACAGTATAATGAatacttattttttatatctttTGTATTTCTGTACACCCGGCGATTATTTCCTTTCATAATTGTCTTTCTAACAGGTTGCACCAGAGCTTttctaaacaaacaaatccAATAAGAACTCAGAAGAACGGCTGATAATGCGTTCGttagttaattatttataattgtGACATAACCTTTCAGCCTTTGGCTTACATGTCTTTACTATTCTTTTACAGGTACGACTCAACCTGAAGTATAAAATATGTGACATTCATTCCAATTTCCTATATATTGCGAGTTGACTTGTTAAATTATCCTATGCAACTCTGTAGGGAACAGAGTCATATGTTGTTCCATAATGCACATGTGTCACGATAATTTATTGCTGTACTAATTTAGCACTTAAGTGTCTTTTCTTCTTCCAACTATTGTTCTGTGCACGCATAACCTAGATTGTAATGATCGTGTTCGTCGTCGACCCACATTTAAATTAatctttattctttttatgGGTCAGCACGAGTTCTAGCATTTGTTTGACATGTTTTAAGAGCTGGAAAGCCGGGGTAATAGTTCGAGTCGTATTACTAAACTGAATTAATTATTTCGGCGTAGTGGAGTTATGGCCTATTTTCTATTACTGTTGTTACTGTTGTTGTTATAGTGGTTTAGGCTACGCTAGAGTTACCTTAtctgaaaaagttaaattctGGTCGGTCTCAATGACCAACTTTCGCGAAACCAAACATGCGCTATACGGCgattttacagtattttgttACATCCTACCAATCCTCTTATATTGTTCGCAAGACAGCATCACTGTCACAAAGGGAAAAAGCACAGAATTGCCACATTTGTTTGGTCCAACAACTTTCTGTTTTATGAGTATTAAACCTTCTTCCCGCTTAACGAAAATAAGACCAGTTTTCCTACATTCACCACCTAAAATTTACCTAAACTAGCCTAGTCAAATGACccgaaaaacaaaaaagctaaTTCGCATAATTACCAAATAATCAAAATTACTATGtcacaaagcaaagttaactaaaaataacacttgtttgcattttgtcagtaaatttacattttcgcttaacattttcaacagtaaaaaataacaaagtttaaTCTTTAGCACTATTTAGAAATTACAATAGGCTACAACAGAAATTCTTACTGTGAAAATATTGCCAGTTAGATTTCATAATATGCATTATTCAAAAATCCCGGACATTTAAGcactttttaacatttctcCCTGACGTAggtttgaacactaaaatcCCGGACATGTTTGGGAAAATTCCAACGTTTGGTGACCCTAGGCTTCGCTGAACCTTTAAATATGCTCACTGTTTATTGTTAGGCCTGCGCCTACACAGCCACAATGATTACTGTTATCATCGATGATGACGCTTTTGTTGAGCACGGGGAGGGCATAAACCCTCGTGAGAGACGTCTCTTCATAATAATTTCAACTGCTTGTCGAGATCAcgggtttggtgacacttaatcacgcgacaattaatcacgcgacgcttaatcaccgacacataatcactaggacatttaatcacgcgacatttaatcacgcgacacataatcactaggacatttaatcacgcgacacataatcactaggacatttaatcacgcgacatttaatcacacatttacaatatttttttacatttacaatttacagcaatgttatgcatgggaaatgtaagcaactgcacgaagatagactaaaatctcgcttgacagataaggGCATTCTTCCAGAGTTCCAAAACCGACGCTCTGACAcagtttcaagtagcattgtattttacggtgtaacgttttgatggtactttggtcaagagcttcggtgacaatacagtagaataatgttagatattacataggttatactttcggacaatataacaattagactttatgaagctggtgttgatttaaagaaacattatagagaaagccggcgcaacggagtcaaaacaattgtcggggagttctaaaagaaagaccaaGGAAGCCTTTGGCAgtcgcatccaagtgattatgtgtcgcgtgattaaatgtcgcgtgattaagtatccaaatcgcgtgattaaatgtcctagtgattatgtgtcgcgtgattaaatgtcctagtgattatgtgtcgcgtgattaaatgtcctagtgattatgtgtcggtgattaaatgtcgcgtgattaagtgtcgcgtgattaagtgtcggtacaccgaGATCACGTTGTTACTTATTTTATCTGATGCGTTATAACTGTATGGTAATACGTGAACCAATGTTTCAGTAACTAAAGGGGCAGCCAAATAGGAAAGTTTACTGCTAAAGATAATTATAAACTATCCTGTCCAATTTATCCAGCCAGGTAGTTGTCATCTGTCGTCATACTCAATAAgacaatttatgtttttacttAATGTGTGCCTCAAGTCAATCAAACTACTGTAGATTGAACGGAAAGAGTCCAGTTGTTATTATCTAACTTTAAGCTAATGCtagtttttaacttttctgtGTGCTGGTATCCCTTGAGCTTTCATAAACTTTCCCTATCTAAAATGACTTGCAAATATAAATCAAATAGTAGTAGGCAACTGCATAATTACGGTAACATGAAACACAATGGAATAGTGATGAATAAAACAATAGCCTGTTTCTCGCGGCTTTTAATCGAGGGcgatttctattttttaatcAGATCAACAGACAATGGACGATCGGACTCTTTTACTGTGCTGCTAATTCTGTTTCATCAGGAGACGCTTACTGTAAGACACTGCTCACACTTCGAGTCTCTTGTTGAAAGAACGTTTTCACACTTCCAATTCGGTATGCTGCTGGCGttcaactttgtttaaatGACGACTTTCAATAGAGTAATACTATAGCGTCGTTGCGGCTTCCAATCGAGGGCGGCTTTTAATCAAGAAAATATGCTACTTTATTTGATATATATAATCTACGCTCTACAATATTTATTATAAGATTCTATTTTTCATTGTCCTACCCACTGACTGCTTTGATGTCTTGAGCGCCCACGGGAAACATTATCGTCCGATCAAGAACCAGTGTTCTAAACTAGGGCTTTTCGAAGTTAGTTCACGCGCAACCATCTCAGTTTGAGTATACAAGACTTTTTGTGACCTTTTGTAGTGGgaaaagtttaagttaacTATAGTATGATCTATAATACTGTGTGCATATAGCATTGGATGCCCATAAGCGACGGTATTTTTTCAGTCCCAAAAATGTTTACGTCACTTTCGGTTTAAAAATATAGTAGGCATATACTATAGGCTACAGTACCTATCTTTTTTTACACCCTTGAGAATAAGAAAATAGGTTATACATATAGACTGCAATAACCCTTGCAACTTATGAAACATAGCGggtcaaaattaaaatttaccgAAACTTTCATGTTTTTGTGTAACTTTGAGAGTTTTGGCAAAAGCGTTAGATCAAATCGGAAGAAgtaaccaaaatatttttgttcgGAAGTTTATGTAACtactttttctttattaaaagTGTAACATTCTATCCAACTTCATGGAACTACCACATAGTGATTGGTTataaaacattataaaaaataGCAAATAATTCATATTGTGCCCTTACAAGGCTACTGAGcgctgttttgaaaaatttcggGATGTTTATGAGTTCGCGTCGCCGCATCTACGAATGAAATAAAGGAACAATAATGACCGTTATCTGATGGTGCGTGTGGCCGGCTA
Proteins encoded in this window:
- the LOC143446107 gene encoding choline/ethanolaminephosphotransferase 1-like is translated as MEVLCEDQLRRLKTHKYSSSGTSLIEPVFQVYWRWLVEYFPKWVAPNTITVVGLIINVFCTFFLLFHCPTATETAPNWVYMVNAVGLFIYQSLDAIDGKQARRTNSSTPLGELFDHGCDSISTVFVAIAVCITLQLGNHVWAMATICLISYVTFYHGHWCAYVTGALQFGKIDVTEVQLMTMLIFVITALFGPTVWKILLPVIHVPAHLLVLLFIVVGSISAMARFMRIILSGGCGENGATIANTSVLSPGFNIGIIMAFAISIAARSKTFLCQHHPVLYLLFVGIISAKVTNRLIVANMTRSELQLLDTSLLGMLLLFLNQYFGFLVNEYILLWVCFIHSVVDLVQYLSCTYQQIANHLNIYIFSLQPRQHASKCK
- the LOC143446108 gene encoding elongin-B-like; this translates as MEVFFTIRRSKTTIFADAKESNTVLDLKKIIQGILKISPDDQALYDGTNEQVLDDSKTLADSGYTQQTAKAQAPAVLKLAVKEGDTVEAINIVDYSSPPELPDVMKPHDGTGTGDQK